TCTTGGATTTTCCACCACCACCTTGACGTTCTGTAATTCACGGCGTTCTCCCTTTGCCAAGGTGACGGGTGTCCCGAAACGATAAAGGGTGGCGATTAGATCCTTCCAGGCGCTTAAAGGGTCTTCGGCTACGATCGTGTGAGCTCGAGGATTGCTAGGGTATCCGATCACACGGACTCGAGGTAAGGGTATGCGCAGACGTTGCGTCGGCGTGTTCGGATCGGGTCTGTAGTCTTGAAGAAAGCGAATCAGATCTGCGGCATCGGGATTGTCCTGAGGAGATCCGAAATATCGGATGACCGGCGGCCTTTGGAAATGCTCGGGTCTTACCAGGTTGTCGATCACCCGCCCGGTACCTCGAATACGCACCGGTTTAGGAGTTTCCAGCTCATTGGGTTCATAAGCCACCGAAGATCCTTCATAAGGTTCCAAACCCAGCTCAAAGAAAGCCTGCAACTCACTGAGAGATCCGGAACGATCTCGACCGTAAACCACAAGAGTGTCGATCTGAGGATTGTAGAGAAGATTTCTTAGGAGTTCTCGAAGGCCGTTCCCGTACAAAGTGCCGACGGCGGCCACAGGGCTGGTTTCGGGATCGAGATCGGCACCGCGGCGTCGTAGCCTTTCCAGGATCACATCAGGGCGGGACCACAGGGTGAGCAGCCCCACGGTTCCTGTGGGATTAAGTCGAAGAATGTGTTCCTGACAATGGATGGGAAGAAAAACCGGTTTCATGGGTTTGCAAGGAAATCGGTGGCTGGGGTGCGACGCCGGGAGGTGATGTTACGAATATCGGACAGAATGTAGTCGTAGGTTTCCGAAGAAATAATCAATTGCTCAAAAACTTCGATGCCTGCTTCTCGAACCGCCTGCTGCCAAAAAAGATCCCTTTCCGGAGATGCTGAATCGTAGCGGTGTTCATAATAGACGGCTCGAAGGCGAGCTGTGGCGATCAGTTTCAAGCACACGTAACAAGGAGCCAGCGTGGTGTAAAGGGTTGCGCCTTCCACGGAAATACCGTAACGCGCCGCCTGAGCGATGGCGTTGGCTTCAGCGTGGCTCGCTTTGCAAAAATTGTATTTGTCCACATCAGGGATTCCCAGACTGCGCCGATAGCAATAAGGGCGGCCGTCCGGTAGGTCCGGCTGATCGATGCAGTGAGGAGCTCCGGGCATGGCCCCGTTATAGCCTGTGGACAGTATGTGGTTGTCCTTGACGATCACCGCGCCCGTGGGTCTGGAATTGCATGTGGAACGCGTGCTCACAATCTTTGCGATCAGCATGAAGTATTCGTGCCAGTTGGGACGTTGTCTTGGCATGGCTTTGTTTACGACTCGTTTTCCGTGACGTCATGGTAGAGAAAACACCGCACGAGGCGGTCTTCTTGAAGAGGCACCAAGGATGGCACAAAACGCCGGCAGGTGTCCATGGCTTTAGGGCATCTTGGGTGAAAATGGCATCCTTGAGGGGGATGCAAAGGACTGGGAAGATCCCCGCTCAAGCCCTTTCGCTCTTTTTTGCGGTCAGGATCGGGAAGAGGCGCCGCCTCTAAAAGTGCCTGGGTGTATGGATGCAGAGGATCCCTGTACAGGACCTTTTTATCGGCCGATTCCACAATACGTCCCAGGTACATGACCGCGACGCGATCGCTGATGTGACGGACCACGGACAAATCATGGGACACAAACAGATAGGTCAAGGCGAATTGTTCCTGCAGGTCCATGAGCAGGTTGATGACCTGTGCCTGAATGGAAACATCCAAGGCTGAAACGGGTTCATCGCAGATGACAAGTTCCGGTTGCAGCGCCAGGGCTCGAGCGATACCGATACGTTGG
This genomic window from Desulfosoma sp. contains:
- a CDS encoding thymidylate synthase; protein product: MKPVFLPIHCQEHILRLNPTGTVGLLTLWSRPDVILERLRRRGADLDPETSPVAAVGTLYGNGLRELLRNLLYNPQIDTLVVYGRDRSGSLSELQAFFELGLEPYEGSSVAYEPNELETPKPVRIRGTGRVIDNLVRPEHFQRPPVIRYFGSPQDNPDAADLIRFLQDYRPDPNTPTQRLRIPLPRVRVIGYPSNPRAHTIVAEDPLSAWKDLIATLYRFGTPVTLAKGERRELQNVKVVVENPRPIPDTQLQRYGFDPERLCRYQQDILSGAIEPDETYNYGNRLRAYFGLDSLQAVIERLRRDLQDRKAYAVLWDPRRDLTAETGHPCLVSIFFRIFQGTLTLTAVFRTHNALDAWLVNFYGLMAVQHYVAHRLSTTPGPITVFSHSITIDTAQEDRASIIAAEKSFQYREDPMGYFRIRLDKDAIVVEHRHGDVTLKTYRHTKASRIQHELARDGALSDINHALYVGRQLERAERCLRDGSVFRQE
- a CDS encoding dCMP deaminase family protein, with product MPRQRPNWHEYFMLIAKIVSTRSTCNSRPTGAVIVKDNHILSTGYNGAMPGAPHCIDQPDLPDGRPYCYRRSLGIPDVDKYNFCKASHAEANAIAQAARYGISVEGATLYTTLAPCYVCLKLIATARLRAVYYEHRYDSASPERDLFWQQAVREAGIEVFEQLIISSETYDYILSDIRNITSRRRTPATDFLANP
- a CDS encoding dipeptide ABC transporter ATP-binding protein, with the translated sequence MAYTESAKPLVVLKNVKKHYPVTGGVFRRQVGVVKAVDGVSLTIRKGETLGLVGESGCGKSTLGRVILQLEKPTSGSILFSGLDIVALRRHELRPLRRRMQIIFQDPYSSLNPRQTVGRIIGEGLVIHKVGTPAERQERVRHLMEVVGLRPEHIHRYPHEFSGGQRQRIGIARALALQPELVICDEPVSALDVSIQAQVINLLMDLQEQFALTYLFVSHDLSVVRHISDRVAVMYLGRIVESADKKVLYRDPLHPYTQALLEAAPLPDPDRKKERKGLSGDLPSPLHPPQGCHFHPRCPKAMDTCRRFVPSLVPLQEDRLVRCFLYHDVTENES